The Oryza glaberrima chromosome 5, OglaRS2, whole genome shotgun sequence DNA segment GCATGTTGTTTATTTGCCACGAAAACGACAGTAGCAGCAGCATGCGTCTATGGCTCCATGCAGCCTGGCCCAGTCCCCACCCGACCGGACGCAGACGCACGACTCCCACGAGGTCGTCGTCCGGTGGCGTGCCACCAGCAACCGGTGGAAGACAGCGAACCCCAACTGCACGTCTGCACCTACCCCCAACCAATCCCAACACGCCACGTACCCCCCAAATACCTACCGCACACCAACCCCCTCAGGTCAAGCTCGTGCTCGTGCCGTCGTGCAGCTCAAGAAGTCCGTTTTAGTATAGGACCAAGCTAGTAGTTCGCCAACACGatgtcacaaaaaaaatttaagcagCCGGTGTAAGCTCGCACCGTGCGCAGTCGTCGCCATGCCGCCACTACTCTTCCACCTCCTAGTactctccgtcgtcgtcgtcggcggcggtggcgcggccacTGCCGGCGGCGGAACGTACGACGCCGCCATATGCGCGAGCCCAATCTTCTGCGGCGACCACGTGGAGATCAAGTACCCTTTCTACCTCTCCAACACGACGGatcaggtcgtcgtcgtcgacgggaACACCAGCTACTGCGGCTACCCGTGGCTGGGCATCATCTGCGACCACGACCGCGCCATCCTGCGACTCGGGAATTACAACTACACCGTCCTGGAGATCAACCACGGCAACCACACCGTCACGGTGGCCGACTCCGacgcgctcgacggcggcgactgccCGAGGGTGAAGCACAACGTCACCCTCCCTCCGGTGCTCACGTTCCCGAGCCCCAGCAACGACAGCGTCACCTTCTTCTTCGACTGCTACCCCGCGGCCGACGTCgtgctgcggccgccgccgtacaTCCGCCCGATCAACTGCAGCAGCTTCGTCGACTTCCAGCTGGGGCCGTCTTTCGTGGCGGCGCAGCCTGACGTGGACGTGcgagaagagaggggatggTTGGGGGTGTgcaaggaggtggtggtggcgccggtgCTCAAGGATTGGCTCGAGAACGACTACGGCGTATTGGGCGGTGATGGATACGGCGCCGTGCTGAAGCGCGGGTTCCAGCTGAGCTGGGACCCGACGGCGGGGATGTGCCATGGTTGCGAGGTATCCGGGGGACGCTGCAGCTACGACGGGAACACCACGTTCCTGGGATGCCTGTGCTCCGAtggccacgtcagcaaaacagACTGCGGTGAGTATTACtttcattcaaaaaaattaattactactacctAGCATTTACTTTCATTCCAAAATAAACTAACGTAATACATAACATCACATATAGTAGTTCTACGAATTTAGATAACTGTTTGTTTATCCAAATTCGTAaaactaaaatatatcatatctcGTACcagattgatttattttggaatgaatGAAGTGTGTCTATGATATATTAcctatgtcccaaaatataagaagttttaaagtttgacaagttatttaaaaagtaggtagaattaaatgggaAGAAGTTACGATTAATTGAGAAGTGAAAGCTAGTTAGAAAAAGTGAATGATGAGGGTTagtaattggttgagaaaagaaTATCAGtcaattattattatattttaaaataaattttaagtgcTAGAAGTTGTAAGCGTGATCTCACTCCAACTTTTAATTGCTTGCTAACgaaacaaaacatttttttgcGGGTAACTTTGACAGTGTTGCATGAATGCATTGTGGCATCCCAAAAGCCAATTGCTGTTCGTATAGGTGTGGTAGGCATCCCCGCACATCTTTCTTGATAGAAAATGAAACCTGGTTTTGTTGATGCGTTCTGCCATGTTGGTGACGGCACTGCTTGTGCCAACCGGTATGACGGCAGCAAAGTATCTAGAAACTCCTATTTTCACCCCAGAATTCTCGTTTATTTGGCAGAGGTTATTTGGTAATTGGTACTAGGAACTGTGAAATCCCTGTGAGGTAGGGGTGGACGAGCCAGCTCGGTTCGTTTGAGCTTGTTGTCTTAACGAGCCTCGTTAATGTTAACGAGCTAGAAGACTAGTTTGGCTCAGTtcgcgagctggctcgttaaaCTCGTTAGGCTCGTTAACGAGTTATATCTcattaatatcatattaataattttaaatttaacattttattacgtattaacataataataaactctaactaatactacctccgttttttaaatagatgacgccgttgactttttctcacatgtttgaccatttgtcttattcaaaaattttatgcaaatgtatatgatataaatcacacttaaagtactatgagtgataaaacaactcatacaaaataaattatagttacgtaaattttttgaataagacgaatggtcaaacatgtgagaaaaagtcaacggcgtcatctattaaaaaacggagggggTATAATACTCTCTAAATATGAATAGTTTTGATGTAATTAAAAAACTAAGCACTAGTCAAGAAACAGTAAGTTCATGAAGATGTGGTGATATTTTATACTAACGAGCTAAACAagcagctcgcgagctagctcgttaagcTCACGAGATAAAAGGCTAGCTCGACTTGACTCATTAAGATTACGAGTTCGAATCAATCCGAGACACGAGTTTCGAGCTTTTTATCCACCCCTACTGTGAGCGCAAGTGCACCACTATGCCTTCGAGTTGAAGATCACTGGTGATCAGTAGTCACAGTTGGTGGGTAACTTCTCCTAGAACAAGACGAAGGTTCTGACTTTTGACCATCGCAATCTAATTTGACGTGAGCCAGACGAGAGTGCGACGTGCCAGTTCACATAAAGAACAGGTACCAAGACGCCTCAAATCTTTGACTTGTACCAACTGTTTGCCCGAAATTTCCTTCCGGCTGAGCCGCCAcggaaggagaaaagaaaaaccataacCCATTGAATAGCTCTAACTTCCTGAAATCTGACGCCATGATCTGTCTCATGAATTCTTCTCGGCCGTCCTCTCTTGACCTATATGAAGACAATCAATAAGCCGTGCAGTGACTTAATCGCCGTcttaagtagtagtagtacactcATCTGGTATTGCATTTCTCGTCCATACATCTACCCCAGGCAGGCAGCTAGCTAgtatcctcttcctctccccttttcttGTTGCTCTTCATCACCACACCTTTGAGAAGATGCATCCCCTATGTGCGTTGCCATTGCTCATCATCATCCTACTCTCATCGGTGCCACCTTCTGTGCAAGAATCCGGTGACTACTTCCGGTACACAAATTGCACCCCAGCTTCTTACCAGTGCGGATCACTCAAGCTCGACATCGATTACCCCTTCTCGGCGAATGGCGTCCACCGTCCAGACTACTGCTCTTACCCAGGATACCGTCTCATCTGCAACCCAGACAACAAGCTCATGATCCACATGAATTCCACCGCGTTCCAGGTTACAGGTATCGACTATGGCAACAAGTTTCTTGCGGTCATCGATCAAACTCAACCTCAGGATACATGCCCGGATCGCTATCACAACACCACCATCGACGAGAGCAGGTTCATGTACACAGATCGTGATCAGTTCCTGACGGCCTATGTCAACTGCAGTGCCAAGTCTTCCTCTCTGCCTTTTTTCTATGATCTTGTGTCGTGCATTTCTGGGGGAAGCTCCTACTATAGGTTGCACAAGAACAAGGATGACTCGTTGGAATCAGATTTTCTGGGATCATGCAGCTCAACTATCGTTGTTCCATGCAACTCAACCATGGCAGGCTCATTGGCTGCTGGAAATTCTAGCCTTGCGGATGTGATTAGAGGAGGTTTCACGGCGAGATGGAAAGTTGGGCTAGGTTGGTGTAGTGATTGTAAGGCTTCTGGAGGGCATTGTGGGTTTAATGGCAGTTTTCCTGATCAGTATACATGTTACTGCCCTTATGGTCAAGCTATTGGATCATGTTCTTCATCAGGTACCCCTATGTATCTTCTAACCAAACTTGAGGGCAAGTCAAGGTTGGTGTTAAGGTTGTTTTTTTAGTTCATTTGTTTCGATTGGGACAACTATGTTTGACTCAAGATGCTCTGTTTCTGCTATGTTTGGTGTCCTATAGTTTAATCTGGTGACCTCATCTTAGACAAGATAGGATAGTGAGTGGCGATTCTCTTTGCTTTCTTTGATTAATGTGCCATTTTTTTTGGTGATGTTCTAGTTTTGACGGAGCCTTGATCAACCTTTGATTTGTGTGCATTTGAAATGGCCCAAATGACAAGTATTTGCTTACGTTCTGCAAGTCTACAAAATTCAAAGTTACCCTGAATTAGTCTCTTCACTTAAATTTATAGATTTTTCTCTTCTTGATGTCGACTGTTACCTATAACTCTATAAgcattatcaaaattggcaactAGGGGATTAGGTAGTATGAACTGAATTAGTTTCTTTTTGACCAAAACGTTTAAATAATTAAGTTCGTGTTGTATGGCAAACCAAGTTGACCATTTTCATGTATTCCTTGTTTTCTCATCCCATAAGATGCAGAAGTCTTAGAAgaggggcttttaactatttgccacttttagatttggcaaataactatttgtcacccctatctcaatgacatgtgggtccacatgtgtctatgacatgtggatctagtggcaaaaagttaattgccacatctaaatatggccaatggttaaatatctccttagaagaaggaagaagatgaaaaataaGACCGGTATCATGATGCACTTTTAGTGTGATActgtgacttttttttctaaaggagCATGCATGccttctatttttttatgacttgtAACAAAAAAATTAGTCAAAAAGTTAGCTAATGTTGTCGCTTGCTGATTGTTGCGTTGATACAATTGTTTCATGATTTTGCAGGATCAAAGATGTCGAAGAAAAAGGCTATTGCAATAGGTAAATATATGAAAACTCTGcctcctatatatatttttccggAAATCTGAATCTAAGCAACAGAAAATATTACTGACAGGAACCCGTTATTATGAGTGTAATTAGTCAACTAATTGGACATATTGCGAGTACAAAATTGTAAGCAACAAACTCTAATAAGTAGGATTGCCACTAACATATACGGAGTAGtgcatctatttttttttctgtgaaaAATGTTCTTTTCTGAACAACTTTCATCCCCATTTGCTACTTTCAGCAACCTCCATCGCCTCCGGTGTTCTGTTCCTGCTTCTCCTCGTTGTGTCCTTCTTGTACATTCGCAAGAGGAGACAGTACAAGATGACCTCGTCGTCGAGGCTGCTCAAGTACACCACCTCCGGCGGGACGCCGCGGTCGAAAGGCAGCAGCGACAAGTTCATGGAGTCCGGCAGCTTCCACTACCTGCAGACCCACCACTTCGCCTACGAGGAGCTCGAGGAGGCCACCGACGGCTTCAGCGACGCCCgcgagctcggcgacggcggcttcggCACCGTCTACAAAGGTATTTTCagttccctccgtttcaggttacaagttGTCTTTAGGAAGGCCCAGTTTAGATTGTAACTTTTTtctcaaacttccaacttttccgtcatatcaaactttcctacacacacaaattttcaacttttccatcacatcgttccaatttattcaaactttcaattttggcgtagaactaaacacagcctaagtttgtataaaaaataataatttttttaacttaacataaatatattataaaaatatattcaattatagatttattaactgaacaaatttggtgttgtaaatattattatatttatctacaaaatttagttaaatttagagtagttaaaacgacttataacctGTAACGGAGGATGTAGTTGATTTCGTTGGGTTTTTGGTTGATCTGGAAATGTGTTCAGGTGAGCTCCGAGATGGCCGCGTGGTGGCCGTGAAGAGGCTGTACAACAACAGCTGCCGGCGAGTGGAGCAGTTCGTGAACGAGGCGGCGATACTGTCGCGGCTGCGCCACCCGAACCTCGTGCTGTTCTACGGGTGCACGTCCAGCCGCAGCCGGGAGCTGCTGCTGGTGTACGAGTTCGTGCCCAACGGCACCGTCGCGGACCACCTGcacggccaccgcgcgccgGAGCGCGCCCTGACATGGCCGCTCCGCCTCAacgtcgccgtcgaggccgccgccgcgctggcgtACCTCCACGCCGTCGAGCCGGCGCCCATCGTGCACCGCGACGTCAAGACCaacaacatcctcctcgacgccaACTTCCACGTGAAGGTCGCCGACTTCGGCCTCTCCCGCCTCTTCCCGCGTGACGCCACTCACGTCTCCACCGCGCCGCAGGGCACGCCAGGGTACGCCATGACTGACGCTCTGCCTCTGCTCCATTGCTGTCTCGCCATTACCGGTGGAGATTTGCTCCAttccaataaaaaatatgtCGAGGTACCAATACCTCATGGTACCAACGATCGAAAACGATTTGGCATATTGAGATACCTTTtattggaccggagcaaatctcttgCCGGTGACATGGTGCCATGTTCTTGATGGTGATGCGATCTTGTGTTTGACGCGGCAGGTATGTGGATCCGGAGTACCACCAGTGCTACCAGCTGACGGACaagagcgacgtgtacagcttcggcgtggTGCTCGTGGAGCTCATCTCGTCGAAGCCGGCGGTGGACGTGACGCGGGACCGCGACGAGATCAACCTGGCCGGCATGGCGGTCAACAAGATCCAGAGGTGCCAGGTGGACCAGCTGGTGGACGACGAGCTCGGGTACAGCTCCGACGaggcgacgaggaagacgatgacCATGGTCGCCGAGCTGGCGTTCCGGTGCCTGCAGCACAACGGCGAGATGCGGCCGCCGATCAAGGAGGTGGCCGACGTCCTCCGGGGAATCCAGGACGAGTGCAGGGCGGCGGAGAAAGGCGGCAAGAGGGGCTCGCCGTGCTCGCCCAACACCGTGCACGCGCCATGGGACAGCATGAGCACGACGCCGAACACTAGCCAGTAACCTCTCTGTCGGTCGAGATTCGCTTGTTTTGTACCGGACAGCgtactggtttttttttttttgcctgccGGTTGATGTAAATTATGTTATTTTATATATCTTTGAAACAGCGGAAATGACGAAATGTACATAGAAACTTCTGAAGTTGTGATAGCGTTTGGTATGAGTATTGAGTAACCAGTTACTGATGATTCTTTTCATCCTGTAATTTGCCCTGATACAACATTGAGAAAGTATGGAATAAGCTCAGACTTCTGACTTCTGAGTGGAGGGTGGAGCTTGCAAGCTTGTTAGTGTCAACTGCCAAAGCTCAAAACATGAGCAGAGGCACGATCTGAACTAGGCCCATCTCGCGTCGCGCGCTGGCCAGTCTAGCCGGGCCCGGGGCCCAGCGGCTGCGTGAGGCCTTGCTGCCTTGGTGAGCGAGAGTGGTGCGGGCCGCGGCTCGTGGCTGGCCCGAGCAACGCATGCAGCAAGCGAGGGGCGCCTCCCCCGCCTTCAATTTACCTAATTTACCTAGAgttagagctgtgccaaacagtaCATATTATTCATTTTTCGGAGCGGAGTTAGTAGAGCTACTTCATAAATTTGTACTACAGGGGTGGAGTTGGGTTTTTGCtactccacagctccactccaccttaaagacccactaccctttaattttttagtcTATTTACATAAAAATGCCACTGAACTACCCTTcctatcccctctcctcccgttctctctcctcccccatcctCCTCCCAACGGCCGGCCATGGAAGGTTTCATTTGCGTCGgtggcagcgagcggcggctgagtcgcgtcggcggtggcggctgacGGCGGTACGCGGTGGAGGCGACAGGCCGCGTCCGCAGTAGCGGGGGCACGCGGTGGCGAGGGCAGCACgggcgatggcggtggcagcggcgcgtgGGCGGCGGTGTCGACAGGCTGCGGTGGTAGCTCACGGGCTAACCAGAGGCGGCAGCTCGCGGgctgcccggcggcggcggcggcgtcgacaaTTGGTGGGTGTGGGctgaccggcggcggcggctcgcgggcGGCGACCACGATAGGTTGACGCCAacaaggtgttcgatgaaatgctgACGAGGAATATGGTGTCGTGGAGCTGAATAGTCTAGCCAAACACTTTCTGTCCCCACCTCAGCTCCTATAGGAGCCAGCTCTCACTGGAGTTAGAGTTTAGAGTtgggagttggagtttggaTCCCTACCAAACGGGGCCAAAATCTTCATTCTAGCCCTTGAATGATCGATTGATAGACTCAGCTCGATCCAACGACGCATACACTTCATTCTAGGCTTCTAGCAATACATACAGCCACGCAGCGGGGAGGAAGCGAGAGCAAGCGCGTGACGACGCCATATGACATCAAGGGGGTTCGGTGATTAAAATTCCGAACCCCCAGAGCCGGActtcattagcaaatgtttattgtaacaccacattatcaaatcatggcgcaattatgtttaaaaaaatcgtctcgtaatttacacatagtttatataattagttttttttctatatttaatactccatatatgttttcaaatatttgatgtgacaagatgaaaagtttttgtttgagAACTAAACGTATCCTTCATATACAACCTCAAAAGGGCCGAGTTATTTTTTTAACGAGATAGGAGGGGCTCGGAGTTTAAAACCCCGACTCTCCTTTGAccggatttttatttttattttttgctttaTCCCCTGGCGGCGCGCCTGACAGCGTGCGTTCGCGTTATTGCGGCAAGTTCGTGGCGCAAAACCTACGCCTACGCGTGATACTTGGTGAGTGCACGTACGGCTTCGCTGGCTCGGGAGCAGGCAGCACCGCAGCAGGCGAGCACGTGAGCGCCTCGTGCCCGCACGGCGTCCGCGTTCCCTCGCGCGCGGCAAGCCACACCCGCACCGCACGGCCGcacgccacgcgcgcgcgcgctgcgaGTGCGATGGCAATCGGCGATAAGCCGGGCGCGCCCGCCGGTCTCGTCGCGTTGTTCCATAGATTAGTCTTCTTTCCAGGCTCATCCGAACAGAAGAAGCTAATCACTAATTATTGGAATCTCTGAACCGAAACAGCTAATCATGCAGCTCTCTCGGTCAATCACTCGAGCGGAGATCAACGATTTGGGGGGAGTGCTCACTTGGAGCTAGCGTACGTGCAAACGTGTCCGCGACTTCATGCATGATTCAGGCAAGCTTCGACTTGGATCGATCTCAAGACAGGTCATCACTCATCAGGTTGTTCAAAATGCCGGCAAAATAAATTAAGGCTGCTGCAATTCTATCATGACAAGGACTCTCCTTTTTTCCCCCTGAAAAGTACTGAAACAAATGACGACTCGGCCGAACTAATTAGCATCGCAATCGCTGCAACCATGGCAATACATAGTGCATCTGTGTGCATATGGGCTGGTTGagtttgatcgatcgatcgactcaGCTCGATCCAACGACGCATGCACTTTCATTCTAGCTTGCGTACATGCAGCCACCTGTATGATCTGTATCCGTCTATGTAGCTAGTGACTCACCACTTGGACAGCATGAACCTCTGCCTCCCACTACCATCCGAATATCCAGTGTGACGAGGTGATTGTTCCACTCAAATCATATCCGCATATATGTCCCTGTCCTTTCCTTTCACcaaaaatcacttatatttgtGCATTCGCGATCGATCCTACTAGCTTCTGCCACGATAGCACATACACAGTCTTGCATATGAAGAGTTAGCTAGCTACTCCCCCCGTATTTTattgtatgacgtcgttgactttttaaccaacgtttgactattcgtcttattcaaattttttatgcaaatacaaaaatagttatgtcatgcttaaagaacatttgatgataaatcaagtcacaataaaataaatgttaattacacaaattttttaaataagatgaaatgttaaacgtttgttaaaaagtcaacggcgtcatatattaaaatacggagggagtattttaaaAGAACATGGAGAAAAAGGGCTGGTTATCTTAAGCTTATCTTCGTTTTTCTGGTCAAGGCAGCTGAGGCACATGCTTGCATTCGTGCATGAATACAGCATGCACATGCGTCCACCTCAATACCTAACGAAGATTATTAATTAATCTGCCTCTTTTTGTGTTTGTTTAAAGTTATCTGGTGACTGGATCCCAAGTTCCAACTGAAAGTCAgtcacatttctttttttctaaaaaaaaaaatacaaacgcATATACACTCACTTGATGAACACACGTATATAGGACAccaatatattttgaaattaatgaaGTCATAATAAATATCTCGCTATCGATGTGTACGACGCCAATCAATTAATGAAGTCATAATAAATATCTCGCTGTCGATGTGTACGATGCCAATCACTAAAAGAATAACGCTACGTCTAGGACTTAAATCCTAATgaacatgtttattttttaaaaaaaactaactagCTGAGTATTCACAAAGTGAGTCTCGTTTTTATCAGCTCGCATGATGATTGTTGATATGTTCATCTCTCCAAATTGCacctacatactccctccatactcgtaaaggaagtccctccatactcgtaaaggaagttgtTTAAGACAGCGACATGGTCtacaaaacacaactttgatttcttatttctataaaaatatttattggaaagtgatatatgtatacttttatgaaagtatttttcaagacaaatctatgcatataatttttatattttcaaacttaataacttgagagttattcatgatttatatttttaaggtttgacttaaatattatcctaaacgacttcctttataaatatggagggagtaatgcgGATCGATGTTGTTCGGATATTAATATGGTCGTACATACATCTATCTGAAAACAGTATGTCTATATGTGTAACTTGCATAAACAGAATACTCCATGCTATATACAGTATATGTTCAACTTCAGTCTTCAGATAATGTGATTGCGACGCAAGGGTAAGCAGACTACAGAATGCAGATTAACATATCCAGGCATGGGTGGAGAGCGCGCACGCCTCACGCCGCCTGAATACTCAATCATTCCATCCCACAATCTGGGCGATACATAATTAAATTAGTAGTATAGCGGAAAGCAGATGGATACCTCGACAGCATCCTTTCGGGGCATGGAAGGGTCAGGCAACCAGAAACCAGTTTGTTGCGATCTGATGCTTCTTCCATTCTGGGACTTGTTTTATGTTTATCTCTCTGAATCTGATCAAGCCCTGAAATGTCATTGACTGCatggtacgtacgtacgcgtcGTTGGAGGTGACAGAGACCTGCAAGATCAGattatactactactattagATTTTAGTATATATTAGATTATAATTTGTCTCGTCTGATTAACAATGGTTTTAATTACCGGACCGATTTGCTCGATCGGTGCCACGCGCCACACGATTTGTTTTCTATGTGCATGCATGAATTCGTACGGAGCCCAGGCGTAATCTCACAGTTATATATGTTAACCCAGGTGGATTTCAATTGAAAGTTGCTTCaattcaaaagttcaaaacgtgACTGGAAGTTATTCTCGTTCAGTTTTAAGTTTGAGCTGTCAAACTTTTAGTTGCACATTGTACACGAATTTAGGGCTAGTTACAAGTGTATTTTGTTCCATTCCAAAATTACGATTTACAAACAAGACAAATTTTGCTACTGGACATTAAAAAATTGCGTAATTTGCTCATAGACATCGAAAAAGGTGTCATAGCTAAAAGACTTAAAAAAACTGATAATTTGTTAGAGAACACTTTCGGCTCAATTGTATTGATAAATTCTTAATGATGATAAGAATGCCCCTAAAGACCACAAGCTTTAAACATGATGTTAGAGTACAAATTTAGAAACCATGAAACTCTAAATTTGCCATCACTCTAAGTACATCACTAGCATACATTATATTCAATCTAAGCTCCAGTTTCAGCTCGAAGCTTTTGACCTTAGGGGCATTCTTGTCTTTTTGAAGAATTCCTCTTTCCAATTAAGCTGAAAGTGTCCCCaacaaattacttttttttaagtgcCTTTCAGCCGTGACACGtttttataatatttaccaGTAAATTGCATAAATTTTAAGTGTTATGTAGTAAAATTTGCCTACAAACAATATATGCTTAATTTTCAAGTTGGGCCGGAAGCGAAAGTCATTGGTGTGTGACTGATATACATGGTGATGTGTATAAATATACTCTTTTGccataaaataaactaatctAATACTAGATATGATAAATCTACAAGCGAATTATAGTTTGTGCCATCTTTTCATACCTACTGGAGTAAGTTTTAGTTTGGACCATATTTATCTAA contains these protein-coding regions:
- the LOC127775047 gene encoding LEAF RUST 10 DISEASE-RESISTANCE LOCUS RECEPTOR-LIKE PROTEIN KINASE-like 1.2 isoform X2 — translated: MHPLCALPLLIIILLSSVPPSVQESGDYFRYTNCTPASYQCGSLKLDIDYPFSANGVHRPDYCSYPGYRLICNPDNKLMIHMNSTAFQVTGIDYGNKFLAVIDQTQPQDTCPDRYHNTTIDESRFMYTDRDQFLTAYVNCSAKSSSLPFFYDLVSCISGGSSYYRLHKNKDDSLESDFLGSCSSTIVVPCNSTMAGSLAAGNSSLADVIRGGFTARWKVGLGWCSDCKASGGHCGFNGSFPDQYTCYCPYGQAIGSCSSSGSKMSKKKAIAIATSIASGVLFLLLLVVSFLYIRKRRQYKMTSSSRLLKYTTSGGTPRSKGSSDKFMESGSFHYLQTHHFAYEELEEATDGFSDARELGDGGFGTVYKGELRDGRVVAVKRLYNNSCRRVEQFVNEAAILSRLRHPNLVLFYGCTSSRSRELLLVYEFVPNGTVADHLHGHRAPERALTWPLRLNVAVEAAAALAYLHAVEPAPIVHRDVKTNNILLDANFHVKVADFGLSRLFPRDATHVSTAPQGTPGYVDPEYHQCYQLTDKSDVYSFGVVLVELISSKPAVDVTRDRDEINLAGMAVNKIQRCQVDQLVDDELGYSSDEATRKTMTMVAELAFRCLQHNGEMRPPIKEVADVLRGIQDECRAAEKGGKRGSPCSPNTVHAPWDSMSTTPNTSQ
- the LOC127775047 gene encoding LEAF RUST 10 DISEASE-RESISTANCE LOCUS RECEPTOR-LIKE PROTEIN KINASE-like 1.2 isoform X1; translation: MPPLLFHLLVLSVVVVGGGGAATAGGGTYDAAICASPIFCGDHVEIKYPFYLSNTTDQVVVVDGNTSYCGYPWLGIICDHDRAILRLGNYNYTVLEINHGNHTVTVADSDALDGGDCPRVKHNVTLPPVLTFPSPSNDSVTFFFDCYPAADVVLRPPPYIRPINCSSFVDFQLGPSFVAAQPDVDVREERGWLGVCKEVVVAPVLKDWLENDYGVLGGDGYGAVLKRGFQLSWDPTAGMCHGCEVSGGRCSYDGNTTFLGCLCSDGHVSKTDCGSKMSKKKAIAIATSIASGVLFLLLLVVSFLYIRKRRQYKMTSSSRLLKYTTSGGTPRSKGSSDKFMESGSFHYLQTHHFAYEELEEATDGFSDARELGDGGFGTVYKGELRDGRVVAVKRLYNNSCRRVEQFVNEAAILSRLRHPNLVLFYGCTSSRSRELLLVYEFVPNGTVADHLHGHRAPERALTWPLRLNVAVEAAAALAYLHAVEPAPIVHRDVKTNNILLDANFHVKVADFGLSRLFPRDATHVSTAPQGTPGYVDPEYHQCYQLTDKSDVYSFGVVLVELISSKPAVDVTRDRDEINLAGMAVNKIQRCQVDQLVDDELGYSSDEATRKTMTMVAELAFRCLQHNGEMRPPIKEVADVLRGIQDECRAAEKGGKRGSPCSPNTVHAPWDSMSTTPNTSQ